Within the Drosophila miranda strain MSH22 chromosome Y unlocalized genomic scaffold, D.miranda_PacBio2.1 Contig_Y2_pilon, whole genome shotgun sequence genome, the region GAGACAAAACTTAAACTGACACCAAAGTAGATGATTATTTTGGGCGCCACAATTCACACACAGGGGGCGACTGCACTGCTGGCGGGGGACACTTAAAATCCAACGAGAATTTACGTAAATTTCCAACGCTCAAATTGACACGCACATCGTCCCTATCATGACCGAGCACCGGCGGCAGGATGCCGCAGAAGAACTGCGCGTAGCTCAGGTGGAACAGCTGCGGTGCTTTGAATTCGCTCTCAAATGCATAGGGACGATATTCGAAGTTCTGGGAGTTGTGGTTCGGCCCAAAAAACGTATCGTAGGCTAGCTGGAGGCCATTGAGATCGGCCAGACGTTCCTTTAGCGACACTGCTGGCGTCCGGGCAGCGCATTTGATGGCGTTCTGGAAGACCTTCGTCTCGCGAATCTGCAATCCCACAGGCGACTCGTTGCCATCGGCATCGAAGAGAATGCCCTCCTGTTCGAAGGCATGGGTCAGCTCATGGGCCAGGACACCGCCCATCAAGCTGAACTGGAAGATATGGTGCTGGCGGCTATCGAAGAGGGGCCACTGCAGAAAGATCAGGGGCACAGTGATCGTGTTCCGCTCGTTCTCGTAGAAGGGGGAGGTACGGGCCTTGACCACATCATCATTGACATAGTAGAGGTGCAGGTCCAATCGGGAGTGTGGCAGCCGGAGAGCATCGTGCTGGAGTCGGGTGCGCAGACTCAAGGCCTCGAGGATATTCCCCAGAAAGAGGGAGTCCGAGAAATTGGCACTTTCATAGTGGCTCCTCTGGAAGATTCCCCACTCGCAGCTTCATAGCCCCCAGCTTTTTCATAAGATAGTTGTTCTGCACTTAGCTGCAGGCGATTGGCATTCAAGTAACTGCTGAACATAATCTTGAGGCTATCGAAGATCAACAGCAGCTGTTTGGTGTCCAACAAATCCCTGTGCCTGTACACATAGCGTTTATACAGGTAGTTCATGCCCAAGGGGAGCAGGGCCCGCATGTGGTGAATGCATGTCTTGGGGTTGCGCCTGGCTGGTGCCGACTACTTCAGCAGAACGGTGAGACGCAGTCGGAGATAGAGATTAATGGTGCTTTTACTGGCATTACTCAAAAGCTGGCCAAGCTCCCGCAAATAATCCACATCGCGCAAGTCCAAAAGCACCCCCTCCAGATGACCCGACAGCAGCACATGAAAGTAACCTTGCCAATTGATCTCTGGTATGTGCTGCGTGAGACCGGCCAAGGACCAGGACTGTACCAGAGGCTCCTCTTGGCGGTGCGTGGCTTCCAGTTGCCGCAGCTGATCCACCAGCCTGGAGATTGCCTCTACGCTTCCAGAGTGATTGCGTTGAAGGACCTGCAGGGCACGTCGCTCGCTGTAGCTATTACTGAGAGCGGGCATCTTGAGCAGCACCACCGGACGCAGCGAATCGTTGGTTTCGACATCTACGCGCTCGTCAAAGAACACCGCATTCAATCCGTGTCTACGGAACTTAGCCGTTTCGAGCGCCCAATCGTTGGGCTCCAGCGAATGGAGATCTGGCTCTGACCAGTCTATCTCTGGATCCTTGATGCAGGCCTTGTAATAGGCTCGCATCTGGGCCAACAGTCGCGCCGCTGGTTCTTCATTCAATTCCAAATCACTCTCGATGAGCTCCCCCTCACTTTCCATGAACTCCTCCATGGCCTGGGCGTACAGATCCTCCACCAGCTGGAAGTTATCCACATATTTGGTGCCGTTAGCTGCTGAATAGTTACCGCAAGCATAGTTCCAGAAATTCCTGCAGGGATCTTCAGATCCGTTGAGGTTCTTATGTATCTGGACAGCCGTGAGCATGTTTATGTCCACAAACGCTTGGGTGGGAGCCAATTCCAGCAGAAGGAAGGAACACAGCAAATTCCAGCACCATTTCATGTTGTTCACTCGCTTGCCACTGAAATGTGTTTGAGAATTGAAGCTTATCTCCATGCTCGGCTGACCATGACTAAAGCATGCCAGACGGCTTTATCTGTGCTGCTGTGGGGGTAACGCCCAGCTGGAGCTTGGACTAGGGCTGGAATGGATATATCGCTAAATACAAACAACTAAAGCCTTAGGCCTGATCGATGCAAATTTGCAGTGGAAAAACGCGCTTTCTGATTACATTAATCCGAGCTTAACGTTTATTGAATATGTTCGTTAATTACAAGCAAAGTTTTAGTTCACAATCTTCAAACCGTAGCCAAGGCAATAGAAACAGTTCGCGGTATAAAACAGATCATCGTTTTGGGGGTATTCAGAGACAGCCTCTGGGACTACCCCCGAACCATTTGACTAGGCTTCAGGCCTACACTTAACCAACTACTTAACCGCCTTGTATGATTTATGGTGTTCACTTCTTGAACTTTTTGCCTTTGCCTCCTCTGCGATTTGGATTTGCTCCCGTCTTTGACTTCTTCAGCTGTCCGATCTGCTTGGACTTCAGATTGTTCTGCCTTTTGATGGGTTTGCCCTCCAGCACGGGCACATCGTCAGCGTCGATACGCGAGGCCTTGGCCAGTTTGGCGTTTGCTTTGGCACTTGCTGCTGGCTTAGCTGTTTGCTGATTGACTTGGGCCTTCTTGTCCTTTGGCTGGAACCTTTTCGCTTCGGGCTTGGGTGCTGCTGGAGACTGCTTTCCAGGAGACGCTTTGCCATTGGACTGAGACGGGAACTTCTTACCGGCTTCCGGTTTGGATGGTTTTCCCTTCCCATTGGCCTGCGCTGCCTTGAACTGGGGCTCCTGCTTCTTTTGGGCCTTCGGTAGTCCGTTCTTCTCTAGGGGCTTCTCCTTCTTTTGGATTTTCGGTGTTCCGTTCTTCTCAAGGCGCTTCTCCTTCTTTTGGCCCGTCGGTGCACCGGTCGCCTCCTGGGGCTTCTCGTTCTTTTGAGCTTTCGGTGTACCGTTCGTCTCTTggggttgctctggctttgggGTCTTGGCCACCTTGACGGGCTTCTCGAATACCTTGGCCACATACTTCTTTTTGTTCGCCTCGAGCTTCTTTTTCTTCAGATCCAGGTCAATATCTGTGAGGCTTGGCTTGCCGGCCCGCTTGCCCAGCAGCTTGCGAGGAGCCTTTTCCGCATCCGCATTTTCTTCTGCATCCTCAGCCGCTCCCTTAGCTTCCGCTGCTTCATTTGTGGTCTCGCCCTCGATGGGTTCATCGAGCTGC harbors:
- the LOC117193834 gene encoding endothelin-converting enzyme 1-like; the encoded protein is MKWCWNLLCSFLLLELAPTQAFVDINMLTAVQIHKNLNGSEDPCRNFWNYACGNYSAANGTKYVDNFQLVEDLYAQAMEEFMESEGELIESDLELNEEPAARLLAQMRAYYKACIKDPEIDWSEPDLHSLEPNDWALETAKFRRHGLNAVFFDERVDVETNDSLRPVVLLKMPALSNSYSERRALQVLQRNHSGSVEAISRLVDQLRQLEATHRQEEPLVQSWSLAGLTQHIPEINWQGYFHVLLSGHLEGVLLDLRDVDYLRELGQLLSNASKSTINLYLRLRLTVLLK
- the LOC117193832 gene encoding endothelin-converting enzyme 1-like, translating into MRALLPLGMNYLYKRYVYRHRDLLDTKQLLLIFDSLKIICEWGIFQRSHYESANFSDSLFLGNILEALSLRTRLQHDALRLPHSRLDLHLYYVNDDVVKARTSPFYENERNTITVPLIFLQWPLFDSRQHHIFQFSLMGGVLAHELTHAFEQEGILFDADGNESPVGLQIRETKVFQNAIKCAARTPAVSLKERLADLNGLQLAYDTFFGPNHNSQNFEYRPYAFESEFKAPQLFHLSYAQFFCGILPPVLGHDRDDVRVNLSVGNLRKFSLDFKCPPPAVQSPPVCELWRPK